A segment of the Aureliella helgolandensis genome:
AGCATGGTGCCAAGCGGGATGTCGCGCAGATCCGCCGGTGCGCCGTGATACCAGATGACGCCGTAGGGAAGCATGGCAAAGGGATGTGGATCGTTTCGGTAAAATTTACCCGTCCTCGCAACGCGGAGGCTACCGCGACGGTTGGCATGGTCCACGAACACAAGTTCGCCCCGGTAGGAGTGTGCCTTTTCAATGGGAGGGAACTTCCCCGCTTCAGGACGGAATGGTTCGTCTGCCAGCGCTGAAGAAGTTACGCTCAACGTGATAACGAGGCAGAGTATAAAACTATATTTTGACATTGGTATTTTCTGAATGTTCATCATGGGTAGCAATTTCTTTTTTGCTTCATCTCTTCCTCACCAAATCAGACAGCGCCACCGCTCGCACGATGTCTCTAACGCCATACTGGTTTTTTTTCGCTTCTTCGAAGATCGACTGGATATCATCCGAGTCATCCACCGTGAGCACGCGGCGAAGAGCATAGGTGCTCAGGTGTTCGATAAAAGCACGTGAGAACTTGTCGCGGTCCTTGACCAGCAATTGTTTGAAATGACTGACATCGCCGAACTCACGACCAGCGGGCAGGACGCCCGACGCATCGACCAGCGGATCTTCCCCTTTACCACCTTCAACTCGTTCGCGTGTGCGCCATTCACCTATGGCATTATATTGTTCGAATGCAAAGCCAAGAGGATCGATGTTTCTATGACAGGCCGCACAGCTGGTGTTCTGCGCGTGAGCGGCTAATCTTTGGCGGATCGTGATTTTGTCCCCTTCTGGTGGAATCGGTTCGATCGGCTCCACGTTCGCCGGAGGTGCGGGAGGTGTTTTGTTGAAGATCGTTTCACTCACCCACACGCCGCGGTGCACCGGGCGGTGCCGCGTGCCGTCCGAAGTCAGCCCGAGCACTGCGCCCATTGTAAGCAGGCCACCGCGATGCGCCGCGGGCTTGAGCGACACGCGCTGGAAACCGCCTGTCGTCGGCTCCGGCAATCCGTAGAAATCGCAGAGCCGAGCGTTGGCTATGGTCCAGTCGGAATCGAGGAAACCGTCGATCGGTAGGTTCTTAACCAGCATCTCGCGGAAAAATTCCACCGGCTCAGTCCGCATGCTCGTTTCCAGCCACTCGTCGTATCTGGGGTAAAGCTTCTTGTCGGGCGGGAACATGCCTACGCGGTGCAGTTGCAGCCATTGCCGCGAGAAATCGTCGATGAAGGCGTTGATCCTACTGTCTACCAACATTCGGTCCACCTCCTTCTCGAGACCCTCACCGTTCAGGTTGCCGCCTTTGGCTGTAGCGAAGAGGCGGTCGTCGGGCATTGAGCTCCACAGAAAATACGAGAGTCGCGAGGCGAGTTCCCAGTCTGTGAGATGCTCGCGGACATCGGGCTCGCCCTCAACAATGTAGATGAAGTTTCGTGAGGTCAGCACGTTCAGCATCGCCAACCGATAGGCATCAGCCGTCTTTTCGCCAGCCTCGCATTCGACGCGGAAAGATTCCAGATAATCTGTCAGCTCCTCCGTTTTCACCGGCCGTCGCCAGGCCCGCTCGGCGAAGCGTTGCAAATGCTCCGCAACCACTTCGGGTGTGGCGTTATCGGGAGGCACCAAGCCATTGCGACGCGACTTCTCTGCGGCCGTCAGCAGCGGACCTTCCCATTCGACCCAATCAAGGAGCACCGTGGAAAAGATGCCGTTCCCTTTGTCATCGAACATCTGTGGCGCATTCGGATTCAGCAGCAATGTCTCGCTGCTGTGTGTGAAAATGTATCCGCGTCCACTGCCGAGCACATTGCGGAAGGCGCCCCCGGACCGTCCATCCACCAAATCAGTGGCCACGACGCAGAAATGCAGCGTCGCAGGCATCTCCAGCAACAGCTCGGCTTCATAAACCTGCGGGCTGTCCTCCGGTGCCGTGATGTCGAACTCGATGAGTCCATCGACCGTTTCTGGGCCTGTTCGCGTGCCGATGCTCAAATGTGCCGACTGACCACCTGGCGGACGACTGCCGCTGGCCTTGAAGCGTAACTTGTAGAGCCCGCTGTGCTCTGGTCCCGTTTTGCCGAGCCAATTGCCCGAGAGCGCGCCCTGCACCGTGCCGGGGAAAATCAGTTTACGCAACGACCGCTCGATGCCGAAGTGGTCCAGCACCTCCTGTTGCCTCTTGCCACCGCCGTAATAAAGCTCCGCCGCCGTCTTGCGGACCTTGCGGGCCTCGACTGTGGCCGTTGTCGGAAAAGCGCGAGCCAGCACCGTCTCCGCGGCGCTGTAATAGCGATCCACATGCGATGGCGAAAGCGACAGCTCGGATCCGATGCGCTCGAAACCGTGCCACAGCGTGTCTTCGTTCAGCTCTCCCGGCTTGGCAGGATCGTAACGCACACCGAGCAGATCATAGACCGTGTTCTGATACTCTTTCCGACTCAGCCGATAATGCGCCACCGCCGGCCGCGCCGCCATCCGTGCCGCCCGGCCTTCTTTGAGCAGGGCATCGAGCTGCGTTACGATCGCTGCGATTTCTTCCTGCGTCGGTCGCGGCTCACCTTCTGGCGGCATCTCTCCGGAATTGATCCGTTCGATTACTTCTGCCCAGTTATGTGTGTCCAAATCCGACCTGAAATCGCGCGAGAGCCGATCGATTCGCAGTTCACTTGTCTCCTGCTCGGCGCTATGACAACTGATGCAATGCTTCGTAAGGAACGCTTCCAACGGTTCCTCTGCGCGGAGGGCACTTGGCACGCCCATGCTGGCGACGAGGAGCAGGCATGAGCGAGTAAAACACTGTAGGTGTAGCGTGGCAATTGTTAACTGATAGTGCGGCAGAAAACGGCGGGCTGGGATAAAGGGACGGGGGCACTTAAGCAATAACATTTTCTTCCCAAAGTATGTGGGCCGTGGATTGGAAGCAAATAAATGGCGTTGGCTCAGTCCACCCACAAACGCACGAGACCAACAGGATGGAAGGCATCGCCGCCAGCTTTAAGATCAAGGGTTACCTTAGTTTGGCGGCCATTCTTGCCGATCATGTTGACTTTGGCGGAAACCGGAGCTGAGGTGGGCTTGCGATCTTCTCCTGCGGGCGCAATGCGAACTATACCGCCGCGTTTGAGGAGTTTGATCTGCGCATCGCCTTCGTTGAAGAGTGTCAGGACTACTTGGGAGGCGCTGGCTTCGTCAATGTAACCGGGTGCGCCTTCTTCAAGGATGCGTTGGGCGTGGACGGTCTTCTGCTCAGTCTGGAATTTGAGTAGGCTTTCTTCGTCGAGGAAGACTTCCCAGGGCACCCTATGTTTCCCGCTGCCGGTGCCGTGCGTTTGGGTTCGCAGTTTATCGCCAACTTTGATGTTGCTGAACTTCGCAGGTTGTCCGTTCTTCCAGTAGCGCGTGTCCTTGTCGGTCTCGATGACGACGCCCTTTTCACGCACGAAGGTCATGTCGCCCTTGGCCCACGTCGTGGTGATCTTTCCGGCTGCAGCATCGACTTGATCCACGAAGAAGTATTCGCCGTGGCCGTTCATCATGTTCATCTCGTCCTGGATGTAGGTAAGCCACACCCACTCTTCTTGCTCGTTTACATGCAGTCGGAAGATCGCGCGCTCACCGACTCTGAAATCTTGCAAGTCGCCAAGTGTGGCATGATGCAGCAATTCGGCATAAGGCATCACCGTGAAACTCATCACCTCGTCCGTGCTCTCGTTGCGAAACTTGCCCGTCCGAGTGGCGAAATCGATGCTGATAAGTTCCCCCCATATGCGGCGCATTTTCTCGATGGGGATGATCACCCTCCCAGGGGTGATCGCAGGGATGGGCTTCGCGGGCGGTTCGTCAGCAGCGATGCCAATGTGGCAAAGTACGGAGCTGGCAGCGAAAGGCAGGGTGAGAACGACAAGGAGGATAAGATAGGGTTTTATGGTGCAGGATCTCATGGGGCTTGAAAACCTATTGGCGTCAATAGTCTGTTCTTCGCCGAAAATTTGGTTTTGAATAACCGCTTCGTCAGCTGTGAACTTGCGCAGAAAAAACAGGTGTCTGACTGGTGGTCATTCCAGGTCAAACTTGAAATCGCCCTTGCCGGAGTCTGGCAAGTCGCAATTGAACGGGGAAGTTTCGGCTGACTTGTATTTAGCCGGCAACAAATTTACTGGTTCTCTCCCTGGCGGCGGCGCTTGGTTCATCATTTCCCTTTCGATCTTTCGCATGTCATCCGCGCTCATCTCCGCGGTAGTCTTTGGCACCGTAGATTCCTGAGTCTTGGTGACCGTGACTTTATAGCGGCCGGGCATGGCCCCATCGCCGGCTGCGAGGGTGGTGGCATGAAATCTACCGGATGCATCGCTGACCCCCGAGGCCGCGCGCTGGCCGGCCTGGGGAACGAAGGTCACAGTAGCCCCTGCGAGCGGTTCGCCTTTGTAGGTTACTTGGCCACCGGCTTCTACCGTGCCAAGCGCATTGCCACCACACCCGCTACTGAATCCAATTAAGAGCAATCCTACGCTTGCTGGCCACCACCCTATTCTTGCACTCATCCCTTAACACTCCCCGTCTTTCGCTGTCTCAACGTTCACCGAGCCCAGTCCGAACGTCGGACTGCAGCGGAACATTTTTTCCAGTGTCTTGATGTAGCTTTCGGCTGCACATGCAGCCAAACACTTAGTCTTGCAAAGACGATACCTCGCCGCCGCCTTTAGAGCCCAATGCGCCCCAGACGCCGTATGGACTCATTCCGGTACCTGGGTGCGTGAGACTTAAGTTGCCAGTATCGATCGACTGACTCATGAATCGTACCGAGCCATCTGCCAAAGCAAGATTTACGCCGCCGGTATGGTAGCTCTGTGTGGAATAGAATCCGGTTTGGCCGCGCCAATTGGCGCAGGACGGTCCATTTGGAGGGAGAATTGTATTGAAACCCAGATTAGCCATGAGGCCTTGACACCATCCCTGGCCTCGCCAACCTTGCTCGCCAGTAGGAGGGTTGTACCGCCCGTCGGGGCCAGCAAATGCCATGCAGTTCGTCGGCGGCGTGGTATTATTCATCGTCACACCGGACTTGATACCGCCTTTTATTAGGTTTGCCTGACTAAACGTAACGATCTCGCCCAAGAGCACTGTATTGCTAGTGCCGTCGGTGATCCCGGCTATCTTCGTGCCATTTTCTCGCCCAAAAATCCCTCGAGGTTGTGCGGGCGGTGACTGCTCAACGCTGTTGGCATCATCGCCTCCGCAGAATGCATAGTTCGTTTTCCCATACTCGAGGTTCCACATCGAAGGTGAACGTTGTCCGCTGGCAGGGTCGCTGGGGCAGAGCAAACTTGCCATCCTCGACGTGTAGGGACAAGCGCGGTCCGCCGCCGCTGACGGCCCGTAGGTTGGTTTCCAACCTCCTGCCGGCCATGCCCCTCCTTCGTATACCCCGGGAGTCCAAATCAAATTGTAAACATTACCTTGCTCAAAAAAACCAAGGATTCCGGTAAATCCTCCGCGTGTGTCATCACCCGGCAGCCACCTTGGGTAAGCCCTGGGCGCAAAAGTCTTGTACGTGTCGTGATAGTTGTGCAGTGACAATGCGGCTTGCTTTAAGTTGTTCGAGCACTGCATTCTGCGGGCCGCCTCGCGAGCCGCTTGCACTGCAGGCAATAGCAAACCTACCAATATCCCAATTATCGCAATTACCACCAATAATTCGACGAGCGTGAAACCACTTGTTGACCGTCTTATCACCATCTTCAGCTCCCAATAAAAAACAACTGAATACCTCAACCTAGGAAGTTTAAAAACGCCTATGTGTTATCTCCTCCTGCTCGAACGATTTAACGATCGTTTTTCGAATAATTACGCAACCCCTCCCGTTAACGAGGGCTTAGCGGTGCCTGGGGTGACGCAAGCGTCAATGGGATTCCAGGCTCTGTTGGCCTCGTGTCGCTGTAGTAGAGACGGATTGGCTAGCATGTAGCCCGCTCGCCCTTGCCGAGAAGTTGGAGATTGGAGTAGCGGCAGTCAAGATTTCGGGAAGATGGCCGGAGTCGGGAAGTGGCCTTCGGCGTTGGTTGCTGAAGAGGAATTGCTTCCGAGGCAATTGCATCATCGGACGTCGCTTTACGGTTCGAACTTTCCTTCACGCTGAGGTCTATTAATTCGCCTCGTCAACAGAATTGGTGGGCGAGTTCGTGCTCGGGGAGCTTGGCTAGCTCATGATATAAAACGGTTTTATAGACTTTAGTTGTTTTGAATCCATAGGATTTTCTGAGTGCGACTTTGGCTTTAGTGTTCATGCCTTCGACACTGCTGTTGGATAGCTCACCTTTGGCGGCGAACCAGTTCAGCAACAAGCCTCGGTGGCGACGTAGTGTGCCAGCCATTTCCTTCATCGGCGCAAGCTGACTACGCATTGCACGTGTACACCAAGCATCGAGGAATCTGCCAGCCCAGTAGTCGCTGCGGTAGTTCCAGAACCGCTGAAAATCTTCTTTCATCAAGTAGGCTCGCATCGTCCGCAGATTGTATTTCAGGAGTTCCCGGAGTGTAGTCGTCTGCTTGGCAGTGCGATTCTCAGGACGCTTGAGCAAGCACCAACGACTGTGCTTCAAAATCGGTTGGTAGCCATCTTGTTGCAACTGACGAGTCTCCTCGGCACGCACTTTATCGACCTTCTTGTTCATCGTCGCCATCACGTGGTAGCGGTGCAGAATATTCAGCGCCTGGGGCGCTCGCTTGGCGATCACGTTCAAGTAGGGCTTCCACATGTCGCTGCACACAAACTGCAGCCCGTGTATGCTTCCTTGGAATAACTCAAAGAATTGATCCAGCGTCTTCTCCTCACGGTTCTCTCCAACCCATAATAGGCGGCGCATACCTGCATCGATTTGGTACACCAATGTCAAGTAACGATGACCTCGCCGCGAAGCGATTTCATCAACGCCAATTGCAGTAAACTGGGGCTTTTCTCGATGAATGAGCCCCCAGCTCACAGCATGGTGGACGCTGCGGTAAACTCGGTTCCAACTCGTACCAAAAATCCGCGCCGTCTCGCTCCAAGACAGACGCCGAGCCCAAGTGCTCAAAAACCACTTGTAAGCGGTCGTCATCCGTTCCTTGCCGCTGGACCACTCCAAATACTCGGTCTTCACACCACAGTCCGGGCAATCAACCCGCCGCATCGCGTACACGAAAAATACAGCCATCCCCAGGATAGGAACAAACTCAAATTCTCTCGGTGATCGCGTATTGTAGATCGGCCCAAGCCTGCGGCACTTACCGCACCGTGGACGACTGTTTTTACGGGGTTTGACTTCAACCAGCAAACGATCTTGCGAAAAAGTTGCCTTGCCGCACACAAACCGCTTGAGTCGATAGCGATGATTTAGGATAGTCTTTAGCTGCATCTGGTGTGGGGGATTAGGTTGTTGGAGTTGATTTAAGCACCAAAACCAATACCTGATTTCTCCACCAGATGCACCTTTCATTAATACAATTCGATCGACTTAGCCCCTTCCGCGGAGCCCGAGCGAAGGGCAAACCAACAGGCTCACCCACTCATTTCGTGGGACAGCCGAATAATTGGAGCACCTGAACGATACTTCGATTTTTTGACGCCCAGGACGGCCTCGGTCACGCCCTCCTGTGCGCGCTGGCCAAATCATGATTGTCATCCAAGTGCCTGCGAAATGCACGAACCACCCCGGGGCTTCATTGTTGGACTTCGACCTAAGTCGGTTTGTCCAACGGAAGTAGTTTTTGGGTTGATCGCGAAATCGGCACCGTTGCGGGCTTAAGCTGTACCGGTGACGAAAAAGAGCCTCGTCAACTGAGATTCAATGTCGCATCAAGGATCACCGCATGGCCAGCCGAAGGAGCAAGTGAATCATTGTTTTCTTGCTGCGGTCAAAAGGGGCTTTGAACAGCGAGGTGCTAGCGACCGCCCGCTGCACCATCACACCACGTTTCTTGGAAAACGTGACGAACCCGTCATGGCCGTGGTACTGCCCCATGCCGCTGGCCCCCACGCCGCCGAAGGGTAAATGGTGCTGGCCCAAATGAAACATGCAGTCGTTCACCGTGACGCCGCCTGAGAACGTGTGGTCGAGCAAATGCTTCACGCGGCTTCTATTTTGATCGAAATAGTACAGGGCGAGTGGCTTGGGATGGTCGTTGACATAGGCAATCGCGTGATCGATCGTTTTGTAAGTCAGCACCGGCAGCATGGGCCCAAAAATCTCTTCTTGCATCACCAGCATTTCGTCAGTGGCGGAAAAGATCAGGGTTGGCGGAAAGACTTTGTTTTCGGGCGTTCCTCTTTCCTGGGCCGACGCGAGCACCACCAACCGTCCGCCCTTGGCACGCGCATCGTCCGCGTAAGACTTCAAACGCCGATAACGGTCGCGACTGACGATCCGAGTGTAATCGGGATTGTCGACTAATCGTGGATAGAGTTTGGCCACATCTCGACGGACTTGGTCCTCCAGTGCAGCCTCTTGTCCCTCTCGTATAAACAGGTAATCCGGAGCGACGCACGTTTGACCTGCGTTGTAAAGTTTTCCCGTCATCAGTCGGGGCACCGCTCGCGACAGTGGATAACTTTCGTGAAGGATCGCCGGCGACTTGCCACCGAGTTCCAAAGTCACCGGCGTCAAATTCTCGGCGGCGGCTCGCATGATGATCTTTCCGACTCGAGTCGAGCCAGTGAAAAACAGGTGGTCAAAAGGCAGACTCGAAAATCGTGCCGACATCTTGGTGTCACCGGTCACGCACGTGACGTATTCGGGAGCAAACGTTTCGGCGATGATCTGTCGGATCAATTCGGCCGAACGTGGAGTGACTTCAGAGGGTTTGATCATGACATGATTGCCCGCGGCCATCGCTTCGACGACCGGTCCGAGCGAAAGCAGGAGTTGATAATTCCACGCCCCCATGACGCCCACGACTCCGAGCGGCTGGTACTGAACAAAGGCACGGCTGGGCATCAAATACCAACTGCTGCGAACCCGCTTCTGACGCATCCAGCCTTTCAGATGACTTCGCGTGTGGCGGATTTGTTCGTAAAGCGGAAACATTTCCAATGCCAAGGTCTCTTCCGGAGATCGGCCACCGAAGTCTTCCGAGATTGCCCGCACCAGTTCGTTCTGTCGCTGGCGTAGCACTCGCCTCAATTCGGCCAAGGCCCACAGTCGCTTGCGATAATCGGGAACCTGGCGCCTGAATTCTGCTTGCTGGGCTAGCAGCAAGCGTTGCAGTTGGCACATCGATTTCGGATCGTTCATGTTTTAAAGCCCGTGTTTACACTGTCTCGGAAGACTTTCCGTCAGCGGGCGTTGCCAAGGAATCTCCAGCGGTTGGCAATCGCAGGGCCGCCGGCGCGCCCGCTGGCACGATGGGGTTCCTCGGATAGATCGCTGGCAATCGTCGGTAAGCTTCGTTCATGGCCGGTCGTGGATCTTCGTCGCCCAAGTTGGGCCACAATGACATCGCCCGCTCGGCCTGGGCCGTGATGGTCAACGAGGGGTTCACGCCAAGGTTGGCAGA
Coding sequences within it:
- a CDS encoding carboxypeptidase-like regulatory domain-containing protein, encoding MSARIGWWPASVGLLLIGFSSGCGGNALGTVEAGGQVTYKGEPLAGATVTFVPQAGQRAASGVSDASGRFHATTLAAGDGAMPGRYKVTVTKTQESTVPKTTAEMSADDMRKIEREMMNQAPPPGREPVNLLPAKYKSAETSPFNCDLPDSGKGDFKFDLE
- a CDS encoding DUF1559 domain-containing protein, translating into MVIRRSTSGFTLVELLVVIAIIGILVGLLLPAVQAAREAARRMQCSNNLKQAALSLHNYHDTYKTFAPRAYPRWLPGDDTRGGFTGILGFFEQGNVYNLIWTPGVYEGGAWPAGGWKPTYGPSAAADRACPYTSRMASLLCPSDPASGQRSPSMWNLEYGKTNYAFCGGDDANSVEQSPPAQPRGIFGRENGTKIAGITDGTSNTVLLGEIVTFSQANLIKGGIKSGVTMNNTTPPTNCMAFAGPDGRYNPPTGEQGWRGQGWCQGLMANLGFNTILPPNGPSCANWRGQTGFYSTQSYHTGGVNLALADGSVRFMSQSIDTGNLSLTHPGTGMSPYGVWGALGSKGGGEVSSLQD
- a CDS encoding ISL3 family transposase, which translates into the protein MQLKTILNHRYRLKRFVCGKATFSQDRLLVEVKPRKNSRPRCGKCRRLGPIYNTRSPREFEFVPILGMAVFFVYAMRRVDCPDCGVKTEYLEWSSGKERMTTAYKWFLSTWARRLSWSETARIFGTSWNRVYRSVHHAVSWGLIHREKPQFTAIGVDEIASRRGHRYLTLVYQIDAGMRRLLWVGENREEKTLDQFFELFQGSIHGLQFVCSDMWKPYLNVIAKRAPQALNILHRYHVMATMNKKVDKVRAEETRQLQQDGYQPILKHSRWCLLKRPENRTAKQTTTLRELLKYNLRTMRAYLMKEDFQRFWNYRSDYWAGRFLDAWCTRAMRSQLAPMKEMAGTLRRHRGLLLNWFAAKGELSNSSVEGMNTKAKVALRKSYGFKTTKVYKTVLYHELAKLPEHELAHQFC
- a CDS encoding coniferyl aldehyde dehydrogenase gives rise to the protein MNDPKSMCQLQRLLLAQQAEFRRQVPDYRKRLWALAELRRVLRQRQNELVRAISEDFGGRSPEETLALEMFPLYEQIRHTRSHLKGWMRQKRVRSSWYLMPSRAFVQYQPLGVVGVMGAWNYQLLLSLGPVVEAMAAGNHVMIKPSEVTPRSAELIRQIIAETFAPEYVTCVTGDTKMSARFSSLPFDHLFFTGSTRVGKIIMRAAAENLTPVTLELGGKSPAILHESYPLSRAVPRLMTGKLYNAGQTCVAPDYLFIREGQEAALEDQVRRDVAKLYPRLVDNPDYTRIVSRDRYRRLKSYADDARAKGGRLVVLASAQERGTPENKVFPPTLIFSATDEMLVMQEEIFGPMLPVLTYKTIDHAIAYVNDHPKPLALYYFDQNRSRVKHLLDHTFSGGVTVNDCMFHLGQHHLPFGGVGASGMGQYHGHDGFVTFSKKRGVMVQRAVASTSLFKAPFDRSKKTMIHLLLRLAMR
- a CDS encoding DUF1592 domain-containing protein — protein: MLLLKCPRPFIPARRFLPHYQLTIATLHLQCFTRSCLLLVASMGVPSALRAEEPLEAFLTKHCISCHSAEQETSELRIDRLSRDFRSDLDTHNWAEVIERINSGEMPPEGEPRPTQEEIAAIVTQLDALLKEGRAARMAARPAVAHYRLSRKEYQNTVYDLLGVRYDPAKPGELNEDTLWHGFERIGSELSLSPSHVDRYYSAAETVLARAFPTTATVEARKVRKTAAELYYGGGKRQQEVLDHFGIERSLRKLIFPGTVQGALSGNWLGKTGPEHSGLYKLRFKASGSRPPGGQSAHLSIGTRTGPETVDGLIEFDITAPEDSPQVYEAELLLEMPATLHFCVVATDLVDGRSGGAFRNVLGSGRGYIFTHSSETLLLNPNAPQMFDDKGNGIFSTVLLDWVEWEGPLLTAAEKSRRNGLVPPDNATPEVVAEHLQRFAERAWRRPVKTEELTDYLESFRVECEAGEKTADAYRLAMLNVLTSRNFIYIVEGEPDVREHLTDWELASRLSYFLWSSMPDDRLFATAKGGNLNGEGLEKEVDRMLVDSRINAFIDDFSRQWLQLHRVGMFPPDKKLYPRYDEWLETSMRTEPVEFFREMLVKNLPIDGFLDSDWTIANARLCDFYGLPEPTTGGFQRVSLKPAAHRGGLLTMGAVLGLTSDGTRHRPVHRGVWVSETIFNKTPPAPPANVEPIEPIPPEGDKITIRQRLAAHAQNTSCAACHRNIDPLGFAFEQYNAIGEWRTRERVEGGKGEDPLVDASGVLPAGREFGDVSHFKQLLVKDRDKFSRAFIEHLSTYALRRVLTVDDSDDIQSIFEEAKKNQYGVRDIVRAVALSDLVRKR